One genomic window of Roseobacter ponti includes the following:
- a CDS encoding GDCCVxC domain-containing (seleno)protein, which translates to MTELKISLESKITCPECGHSTVETMPTDACQWFYECTSCKTVLKPLPGDCCVYCSYGTVACPPIQEGSTCCG; encoded by the coding sequence ATGACTGAACTTAAAATCTCACTTGAAAGCAAAATCACCTGCCCGGAGTGCGGCCATTCTACGGTCGAAACCATGCCAACCGACGCCTGCCAGTGGTTCTATGAATGTACTTCGTGCAAAACTGTGTTGAAGCCACTGCCCGGTGATTGCTGCGTCTACTGTTCCTATGGGACCGTTGCGTGTCCCCCCATCCAAGAGGGCAGTACCTGCTGCGGGTGA